In the Drosophila gunungcola strain Sukarami unplaced genomic scaffold, Dgunungcola_SK_2 000001F, whole genome shotgun sequence genome, one interval contains:
- the LOC128263044 gene encoding uncharacterized protein LOC128263044 isoform X3: MKAAVIGISALLSLLPILGLTQYLDGECGIQSKAANQTSSPWMTYLHTTELIFVCGGSLVTQKLVLTAAHCTKANVHLVARLGEFIGTREKQDTIRSEHNPFSDWPRMWCTQNTSDPFAFRGGLRGNSISTASRFSQVPDGVFPR; this comes from the exons ATGAAGGCGGCAGTAATCGGAATCTCAGCTTTGCTGTCTCTTCTCCCCATTCTGGGATTAACCCAATATCTGGACGGGGAGTGCGGAATTCAATCGAAGGCTGCGAATCAAACCTCAAGTCCCTGGATGACTTATCTTCACACCACCGAATTGATATTTGTGTGCGGCGGAAGTCTAGTTACTCAAA AACTGGTACTAACAGCAGCGCATTGTACAAAGGCCAATGTGCATCT AGTAGCTCGTCTGGGGGAGTTTATTGGAACCCGTGAAAAACAGGACACTATTCGATCGGAACATAAT CCATTCTCGGATTGGCCTCGAATGTGGTGTACACAG AACACATCAGACCCATTTGCATTCCGTGGTGGACTTCGTGGAAACAGTATATCGACAGCATCCAGGTTTTCACAGGTTCCAGATGGGGTCTTTCCTCGTTAA
- the LOC128263047 gene encoding serine protease grass-like — translation MSALTSLLLVLLPISGYTQFIDGECGILPQHQIGNNSPWIAFLHTTDLVFVCGGTLITNKLILTAAHCVSSNAQLIARLGEFSGVRKENYPTTAEYQVNKLFRHSFYDMDTFANDIAILELATYVVYTYNIRPICILWDPLWKQYIDGIPVLSGPVWGKPENEDESNGLRVLDIRRQPPEMCVSGLSTIFTNQFCAGNSESNLCNVECSSPLGAVIPYKNTYRYVQIGIATTNQKCNTPSVYTDVLFHIDFIIRVWRHYDNVQGVPNPSPKTTSQ, via the exons ATGTCAGCATTAACCAGCCTTTTATTAGTACTTCTCCCCATTTCGGGATATACCCAATTTATCGACGGGGAGTGTGGAATTCTACCACAACATCAGATAGGAAATAATAGCCCCTGGATTGCTTTTCTGCACACCACAGATTTGGTATTTGTGTGCGGCGGAACTCTGATTACTAACA AACTAATACTAACTGCAGCTCATTGCGTATCATCCAACGCCCAGCT AATTGCTCGCCTGGGGGAGTTTTCGGGAGTCCGTAAAGAAAACTATCCTACAACAGCGGAATATcaagtaaacaaattgttcAGGCACTCTTTTTACGACATGGATACATTTGCCAACGATATTGCCATCCTCGAACTGGCCACATATGTGGTGTACACAT ATAACATAAGACCCATCTGCATTTTATGGGATCCTCTGTGGAAACAGTATATTGACGGCATCCCGGTGCTTAGTGGTCCTGTTTGGGGGAAGCCCGAGAACGAGGATGAAAGTAATGGACTCAGGGTACTTGACATCCGGCGCCAACCACCAGAAATGTGTGTCAGCGGGCTCAGTACGATATTCACCAACCAGTTCTGCGCCGGAAATTCGGAAAGTAATCTGTGCAATGTCGAGTGCAGTAGTCCGCTAGGAGCAGTGATTCCTTATAAGAACACCTATCGATATGTACAGATCGGCATAGCGACCACCaaccaaaaatgtaatacgCCGAGTGTTTACACTGATGTACTATTCCACATCGACTTTATCATCCGTGTGTGGCGACATTATGACAACGTTCAAGGTGTACCGAACCCAAGCCCAAAGACAACAAGTCAATAA
- the LOC128263044 gene encoding CLIP domain-containing serine protease B15-like isoform X2, with product MCISRLGEFIGTREKQDTIRSEHNVSQIFKHPFYNVVTHANDIAILGLASNVVYTEHIRPICIPWWTSWKQYIDSIQVFTGSRWGLSSLRNESDAFRTLEVRRQPAEMCTSSNNSSIARSQFCAGNSESNLCNADYSSILGAMIPYKNFSRFVLIGIATTNQRCNMPSIYTDVLSHIDFILRVWRYYGKGQGERFKSSTTRAPKLIDDTGLNSDSGLFNSFVPVAH from the exons ATGTGCATCT CTCGTCTGGGGGAGTTTATTGGAACCCGTGAAAAACAGGACACTATTCGATCGGAACATAATGTAAGCCAAATCTTTAAGCACCCTTTCTATAATGTGGTAACACATGCAAATGACATAGCCATTCTCGGATTGGCCTCGAATGTGGTGTACACAG AACACATCAGACCCATTTGCATTCCGTGGTGGACTTCGTGGAAACAGTATATCGACAGCATCCAGGTTTTCACAGGTTCCAGATGGGGTCTTTCCTCGTTAAGAAACGAAAGTGATGCATTTAGGACTCTGGAAGTCCGGCGCCAGCCAGCAGAAATGTGTACTTCCTCCAATAACAGCAGTATTGCTAGATCACAATTCTGCGCGGGAAACTCGGAAAGTAATCTATGCAACGCGGACTACAGCAGTATCCTGGGAGCAATGATTCCTTACAAAAACTTCAGTCGATTTGTCCTGATCGGCATTGCGACAACGAATCAAAGATGCAATATGCCCAGCATTTACACTGATGTTCTGAGCCACATCGACTTTATCCTCAGAGTGTGGCGGTATTATGGCAAAGGTCAAGGAGAACGGTTCAAAAGTTCAACGACACGGGCACCGAAACTAATTGATGATACGGGTTTGAATTCGGATTCGGGTTTATTTAATTCGTTCGTTCCAGTAGCACATTAA
- the LOC128263044 gene encoding CLIP domain-containing serine protease B15-like isoform X1, producing MKAAVIGISALLSLLPILGLTQYLDGECGIQSKAANQTSSPWMTYLHTTELIFVCGGSLVTQKLVLTAAHCTKANVHLVARLGEFIGTREKQDTIRSEHNVSQIFKHPFYNVVTHANDIAILGLASNVVYTEHIRPICIPWWTSWKQYIDSIQVFTGSRWGLSSLRNESDAFRTLEVRRQPAEMCTSSNNSSIARSQFCAGNSESNLCNADYSSILGAMIPYKNFSRFVLIGIATTNQRCNMPSIYTDVLSHIDFILRVWRYYGKGQGERFKSSTTRAPKLIDDTGLNSDSGLFNSFVPVAH from the exons ATGAAGGCGGCAGTAATCGGAATCTCAGCTTTGCTGTCTCTTCTCCCCATTCTGGGATTAACCCAATATCTGGACGGGGAGTGCGGAATTCAATCGAAGGCTGCGAATCAAACCTCAAGTCCCTGGATGACTTATCTTCACACCACCGAATTGATATTTGTGTGCGGCGGAAGTCTAGTTACTCAAA AACTGGTACTAACAGCAGCGCATTGTACAAAGGCCAATGTGCATCT AGTAGCTCGTCTGGGGGAGTTTATTGGAACCCGTGAAAAACAGGACACTATTCGATCGGAACATAATGTAAGCCAAATCTTTAAGCACCCTTTCTATAATGTGGTAACACATGCAAATGACATAGCCATTCTCGGATTGGCCTCGAATGTGGTGTACACAG AACACATCAGACCCATTTGCATTCCGTGGTGGACTTCGTGGAAACAGTATATCGACAGCATCCAGGTTTTCACAGGTTCCAGATGGGGTCTTTCCTCGTTAAGAAACGAAAGTGATGCATTTAGGACTCTGGAAGTCCGGCGCCAGCCAGCAGAAATGTGTACTTCCTCCAATAACAGCAGTATTGCTAGATCACAATTCTGCGCGGGAAACTCGGAAAGTAATCTATGCAACGCGGACTACAGCAGTATCCTGGGAGCAATGATTCCTTACAAAAACTTCAGTCGATTTGTCCTGATCGGCATTGCGACAACGAATCAAAGATGCAATATGCCCAGCATTTACACTGATGTTCTGAGCCACATCGACTTTATCCTCAGAGTGTGGCGGTATTATGGCAAAGGTCAAGGAGAACGGTTCAAAAGTTCAACGACACGGGCACCGAAACTAATTGATGATACGGGTTTGAATTCGGATTCGGGTTTATTTAATTCGTTCGTTCCAGTAGCACATTAA
- the LOC128263041 gene encoding outer mitochondrial transmembrane helix translocase, giving the protein MDSPDGSRGHILGMVARVCAVTAITYYSAKWMIGALDPNSKVRKKAKQLAEQQLRKLNSAASSAAQNLRSRDFNEHEMVIATHLVAPEDIDVSWSDIAGLDAVIQELRETVVLPVRHRELFSRSQLWRAPKGVLLHGPPGCGKTLIAKAMAKDAGMRFINLDVAVLTDKWYGESQKLATAVFTLAQKLQPCIIFIDEIDSFLRMRGSGDHEATAMMKTQFMLQWDGLMSSANSCVLVLGATNRPQDLDKAILRRMPAQFHIGVPLDCQRQAILQLILQSEQQHPSVNLMELARLTPGFSGSDLRELCRHASMHRMRQFMREKLNTGEDAFEEDFEAKDQSYLDCEQLQLHMEDLLKSLTVMKISKFQAHNAFIEKDLDLD; this is encoded by the coding sequence ATGGACTCGCCGGACGGATCGCGTGGCCATATCCTGGGCATGGTGGCGCGGGTGTGTGCGGTGACGGCTATTACCTACTACAGTGCCAAGTGGATGATCGGCGCACTGGATCCCAACAGCAAGGTGCGCAAAAAGGCCAAACAATTGGCGGAGCAGCAACTGCGCAAACTGAACTCGGCGGCCAGTAGTGCGGCCCAAAATTTGCGGAGCCGTGACTTTAACGAGCACGAAATGGTGATCGCCACGCATCTGGTGGCCCCCGAGGACATCGATGTCAGTTGGTCGGACATAGCCGGCCTGGATGCGGTCATTCAGGAGCTGAGGGAAACAGTGGTGCTGCCGGTACGCCACCGCGAGCTCTTCAGCCGCTCCCAATTGTGGCGAGCGCCCAAGGGCGTCCTGCTGCACGGACCGCCAGGATGTGGCAAGACTCTGATTGCCAAGGCCATGGCCAAGGATGCTGGAATGCGGTTCATCAATCTGGACGTGGCCGTGCTGACGGACAAGTGGTACGGCGAAAGCCAAAAGTTAGCCACTGCCGTCTTTACGCTGGCCCAAAAACTTCAGCCCTGCATCATTTTTATAGACGAGATCGACTCCTTTCTGCGCATGCGCGGCTCCGGGGACCACGAGGCCACCGCCATGATGAAGACCCAGTTTATGCTGCAGTGGGACGGCCTGATGAGCAGCGCCAACAGTTGTGTCCTCGTCCTGGGGGCCACCAATCGGCCGCAGGACCTCGACAAGGCCATCCTGCGCCGCATGCCGGCACAATTCCACATCGGAGTGCCGCTCGACTGCCAGCGACAGGCCATCCTTCAGCTGATCCTGCAGAGCGAGCAGCAGCATCCTTCGGTCAATCTAATGGAGCTGGCACGGCTCACGCCTGGCTTCTCGGGATCTGATCTTCGAGAGCTGTGTCGCCACGCCTCCATGCACCGCATGCGGCAGTTCATGCGCGAAAAGCTGAACACTGGCGAAGACGCGTTTGAGGAGGACTTCGAGGCGAAGGACCAAAGCTACCTCGACTGCGAGCAGCTGCAGCTACACATGGAAGACCTGCTCAAGTCGCTGACCGTCATGAAGATATCAAAGTTTCAGGCGCACAACGCCTTCATCGAAAAGGATCTGGACTTGGACTGA